One Hemibagrus wyckioides isolate EC202008001 linkage group LG07, SWU_Hwy_1.0, whole genome shotgun sequence DNA segment encodes these proteins:
- the LOC131356303 gene encoding Fc receptor-like protein 5, which translates to MNAEESLADELNTFYARFEAAANDANATANANSCRQEEDANTGSVFIISEHDSASPMCFKESIIVPVPKKPHPVSLYDYHPVAMTSAEHLVIGRRDGLPHGYIVVYLKPSIEVIQRSWEGGVTVMYLAQAVFNAIFSPALKAESLEFRETEYKCWANRRNYHNSYDTELSDPVKITVRERPRAVLNVSLQSWLTEGDSVTLSCEVTDSSTDWTFSWYTVVPYRDGLTGINNNGGYSVYVELLSDSSRGSGGKYTLSPAALNHTGVYMCRGERGEPALHSQYSNPQPLWITGESPPVSLIINPSRIQHFTNDSLSLSCEDQSNSTGWTVRRYTHSERVLDCSHWGSVTGSTCNISFLSTSYTGVYWCESESGENSNPVHITVHDGDVILESPVHPVTEGHPLTLRCLYRNPNPSNVRADFYKDGSVLQNQSTGEMIIQTVSKSDEGFYHCKHPERGESPQSWISVRCEKTVSGSSGLTVGLVVGLGFLFIAILILMILLWFCKRKKEKQQKTNQTSDQNQIRSGAEDSQSGHTPLQAGQTLSQ; encoded by the exons ATGAATGCAGAAGAGTCTCTGGCAGatgagctgaacaccttctacgcTCGCTTTGAGGCTGCAGCTAACgatgctaatgctacagctaatgctaatagctgcagacaggaagaggaTGCCAACACCGGAAGTGTGTTCATCATCTCcgagcatgac TCGGCAAGCCCCATgtgcttcaaagagtccatcattgttcctgtcccgaagaaGCCCCATCCTGTTTCCCTCTATGACTACCACCCTGTAGCcatgacctca GCGGAGCACCTGGTCAttgggaggagggatggtcttcctcatgGCTACATTGTTGTGTACCTCAAACCCAGCATAGAAGTCATTCAGCGCTCCTgggagggaggcgtcactgtcatgTA TTTGGCCCAGGCTGTTTTTAATGCCATCTTttcccctgctctgaaggcggAGTCTCTAGAGTTCA gagaaacagagtacaagTGTTGGGCAAACAGGAGAAATTACCACAACAGCTATGACACAGAGctcagtgatcctgtcaagattacagtgagag AAAGACCACGGGCAGTACTGAATGTATCTCTACagagctggctgactgaaggagactcagtgactctaagctgtgaggttacagactcctctacagactggacattcagctggtacacagttgttccctacagagacggcttaactggaataaataataatggtggctatagcgtgtatgtggagctcctctcagacagcagcagaggatctggaggcaaatacactctcagtcctgctgctcttaatcacacaggagtttatatgtgcagaggagagagaggagaaccagcccttcactcacagtacagcaatccacagccactatggatcactg GTGaatctcctccagtctctctgatcatcaatcccagcagaattcaacactttactaatgactctctctcactgagctgtgaggaccagagtaactctactggatggacagtgagacgatacacacacagtgagagagtgttagattgttcacactggggatcagttacaggatctacatgtaacatcagcttcctctccacatcctacactggagtttactggtgtgagtctgaatctggagaaaacagtaatcctgtccacatcacagtgcatg atggtgatgtgatcctggagagtcctgtccatccTGTGACTGAGGGACATCCTCTGACTCTACGCTGTTTATATCGCAACCCAAATCCCTCAAACGTCCGAGCTGATTTCTATAAAGATGGATCAGTTCTCCAGAACCAGAGTACAGGAGAGATGATCATCCAAACTGTCTCAAAGTCAGATGAAGGTTtctaccactgtaaacacccagagagaggagagtcacCCCAAAGCTGGATCTCAGTCAGATGTGAAAAaa CAGTTTCAGGTTCCAGTGGTTTAACAGTAGGACTGGTTGTGGGTTTGGGATTTTTGTTCATCGCTATTCTGATCTTAATGATCCTGCTGTGgttctgcaaaagaaaaaaag aaaAGCAGCAGAAAACCAATCAGACATCAGATCAGAATCAGATCCGGTCAGGAGCTGAAGACTCTCAGTCAGGACACACACCACTTCAGGCTGGTCAGACACTGTCTCAATGA